Genomic segment of Candidatus Omnitrophota bacterium:
GCTCGACAGGCTAGGCGTAGATTATATTGAAGGCGGCTGGCCCGGTTCTAACCCCAAAGATATGGAATTTTATCTGAAGATGGCCAAAAAACCCCTGAAGAAGAGTGAGCTCGTTGCCTTTGGTTCAACCCGTAGGGCGCACACCAAAGCCGGCGATGATAATAACCTCAGGGCGCTTGTGAAATCTCAGGCCAAAGTAGCGGCTGTTTTTGGAAAAACATGGGACTTGCATATTAAAGACGTCCTGAAGACTACGCTCGATGAGAATTTAAAGATGATTAAGGATACAGTGAGTTTTCTCGCCGGGCGCGGTTTGACTGTATTTTATGATGCCGAGCATTTTTTCGATGCCTATAAAGCCAATAAAGTTTACAGCCTGAAGTGTTTACTCACTGCACAGGAGGCAGGCGCTAAGGCAATAGTCTTGTGCGATACCAACGGCGGGGCCCTGACTTCGGAAGTAGCAAAAGTCATTAAGGAAGTGCGGCCAAAGATCCGTGTTTGGTTAGGCATCCACTGTCATAATGATGCGGATTTGGCAGTGGCTAATTCTCTGGCTGCGGTAGAAGAAGGATGCGATATGGTGCAAGGCACAATTAATGGTTACGGAGAGCGCTGCGGCAATGCGGATTTAATCCCGATTATTGCCAACCTGAAATTAAAAATGGGCGTTGATTGTATCAGTAACGATAAACTAAAAGAAATTACCCATGTTTCGCATTTTGTCAGCGAGATAAGCAATATGAAACAAAAAAGCGACCAGCCTTACGTGGGTGTCTCCAGTTTCGCCCATAAGGGAGGGGTGCATATCAATGCGGTAATGAAGAATCCCGAAACTTACGAACATATTGATCCCGTATTGGTAGGAAACCGGCGCAGGATCCTGGTTTCGGAGTTAGCGGGTAAGACTGGGGTGTTAATCCGCGCTAAAGAGTTGGAACTGGATTTAAATAAAGATGACCCTGGCACCAAGAAAATTTTGCAGCTGCTGCAGAAATTAGAACATCAGGGTTATCATTTTGAGGCAGCAGAGGCTTCGTTAGAATTGCTGATAAAGAGGGCGCTGAAGAAATGCCGGAAATTCTTTGATTTAGAGGGTTTTCGCATCGTAATAGAGAAGCGCTCTGACAAAAAGATTGTCTCCGAAGCTATTATTAAACTGAAGGTAAAAGGCATAAGAGAGCATACTGCCGCCGAAGGCGACGGCCCAGTAAACGCGCTGGATAATGCTTTGCGCAAGGCGCTCAAGGATTTTTATCCCACATTATCTAAAATGCATCTTTCTGACTTTAAGGTACGCGTGTTGGATGAAAAAGCAGGCACGGCTGCGCCTGTGCGTGTACTTATCCAGTCACAGGATGAAAAAGATACCTGGAGCACTATCGGCGTTTCCGAAAACATCATTGAGGCAACCTGGCAAGCTTTGGTAGACAGCATAGAATATAAATTATTGAAAGATCAAAATGCGCAGGCTGCGAGGCTCAATTAGATAAATTTTTGAAACGAGGGACAGGCGTTGGTGGATTCCATTGAGTATAAACTCTTAAAAGATAAAACAAGATAGGGAGGCGGCGCATGCTTAAAAAAGGATTAGGCCTAAGTTTAGTCTTATTGTTCTTGCTCTATCTGCCTGTTTTTGCCGCAGAGCCGCAGAGTTCAACCGAGGAATCCTTCACCATCACCACCTATTATCCTTCGCCGTATGGCGTATACAACCAACTGCAGACCAACAGGTTTGCCGTGGGCGATACAAACGATAGCAATGGCACCTTAGATGCCGGTGACCAGCCGCCGGAAAACGGGCAAATAGCTGTGGCTAGAAGCGTCATCTACAAACCTGTGGATAAAGATACCCTTTCCAATCCGCAGCTAGGCGAAGTCATATATAGCGATAATGCGCTTTGGATATATACTAACAAGGGTTGGGGTAAGTTGAGCGCACAATCTAATTATGAGAGCTGTATTGGTTATTGTACGAATAGTGATATCGCCTCCTGTCCGAGCGGTCAAGGATATACCATGATAGCTTCAACGAGCGGCTGTGGATCATTCGATACTGGCACGGAGTTAGGGTTAGGTTATCGTATATACGCAAGGGTTGACTCGGTCACTACAGGTAACCTGTGTTTTGAGAAGTACTGCACTGTAGTAGAGTGGCCTTCAAACCGAGTGTTAGATAGCGAGAAGTGTGAAACTAAATACTTTCCTGGCTACATGTCACAACCACAAATTACGTCATTGTCCTCTAGTTGTGCGGCTTGTTGTAAATAGAAACAAACAAACAAACAAAACAAAACAAACAAAACAAAACAAACAAGACGCTGTTGATAATCCTATTATTAACAATGAGTTAGACAATAATTCTTTTATTGATTAAGTTAAGATTATGGATTATGGGGATGTCCTCCGAAGTACCACCCTTAGTTACTATAACTATTTGTAATTTAGAAAGTTATGAGAGAGTTTTTTAAAAGGATGAATGAATTACCCAGTCGTTATAACCCCAAGGAAACCGAAGATAAGTGGTATAAGTTTTGGGAGGAGAATAATTTATTTTCTGCGAAAGCAAATCCCGCCAAGAAACCCTTCTCTATAGTTATCCCTCCGCCTAATGTTACGGGTATCCTGCATATGGGCCATGCCCTGAACAATAGCATTCAAGACATACTTATTCGTTATCACAGAATGAAGGGCGAAGAATCGCTCTGGATGCCGGGGACTGACCATGCCGGTATTGCCACCCAGAATGTAGTAGAAAAGGCAATTGCTAAAGAGAATCTAAAACGCCAGGACTTAGGCAGGGAAAAATTCATTGAGAAAGTCTGGGAGTGGAGAGAGCAATATGGTTCAACTATCATCCATCAGCTGAAAAAATTAGGCGCTTCCTGCGATTGGCAGCGCATCCGCTTTACGATGGATAAAGAGTATTCCGAGGCAGTAATTGAGGTATTTGTCAGGCTTTATGAAAAAGGCCTGATTTACCGCGGAAGTTATATTATTAACTGGTGCCCGCGCTGCCAGACTGCGCTATCTGATGAAGAGGCACCGCACCGCGAATTACAGGGGAATCTTTATTATTTAAGATATCCTTTTAAGGGACAGTCCCCTAAGCATAACTTCGATATAGCTATTTCGGGGACAGTCCCTTATATAGTAGTTGCCACTACCCGCCCGGAAACGATGTTAGGCGATACGGCAGTGGCGGTTAATCCCAAAGATAAACGCTATAAGAGCCTTATCGGCAAAACCTTAATTCTGCCTTTAGTGAACAGGGAAATAAAAATCATTGCCGATAGTATGGTGGATATGAAATTCGGCACGGGTGCGGTGAAAGTAACGCCTGCGCACGACCCCAATGATTATGCCTTAGGCAAAAAATACAACTTAGAATTCATCAATATTATGTATCCGGACGGTCGCCTCAATGATAATGCCGGCGACTATAAGGATATGGATAGGTTTGAGGCGAGAGAAGTTATCCTGGAAGACCTGAAAGAAAAAGGTTTACTGGAAAAAATCCAGCCCCATCAATTATCCTCCGGGCATTGTTACCGCTGCCATACTATCATTGAGCCGTATTTATCTAAGCAATGGTTTGTAAAGATGAAGCCGCTGGCTAAGCCGGCTATTGAGGCAGTCAAGAAAGGAAAAATTAAATTCCATCCTAAGCGCTGGATGAAGGTTTATTTAAACTGGATGGAGAATATCCAGGACTGGTGCATATCGCGGCAGATCTGGTGGGGGCACCGTTTGCCAGTATATTATTGTAAAAATTGTGAAAAACAGGGACTGTCCCCGCAGATGTTAGGCCAATTAAAGACCAAGGGGACTGTCCCTAAAAACGATGGCGTCATTGTGTCCAAGACTAAACCCGGAAAATGCCCGGATTGTAACTCAACGGATATTTATCAGGACGAAGACGTTCTAGATACCTGGTTTTCGTCGTGGCTCTGGCCGTTTGCTACGTTCTATTGGCCAGTACGGAAGGGTCAGTCCCCTTCGGGGACAGACCCTGTCAAGGATTTAAAATATTTTTATCCCACCTCTGTTTTAGTAACTGCCCCGGAAATAATCTTTTTCTGGGTGGCCCGGATGATTATGGCGGGGTTGGAATTTATGCGGGAGATGCCCTTTAAGGATGTTTATATCCACGGCACAGTGCGCGATATAGAAGGCAAAAAGATGTCCAAGTCCCTGGGTAATATTATTGACCCTTTGGATATTATCAATGAATATGGCGCGGATGCCTTGCGTTTTAGCCTGATCTCCATTACTGCCGAAGGGCAAGACATATTTTTATCGCAGGAGAGATTTGAACAGGGCAGGAATTTCGCTAATAAAATCTGGAATGCCTCCAGGTTTATCCTGATGAATTTAGAACAGGGACAGTCCCCTGCGGGGACAGTCCCTGTTAAGACAGACCTGTGCGAGTTTTTCAGAAAAGAAGACCTCGGTATTATCAACCGCTGGATATTAAGCAGGTTCTACTCGGTTTTAAAAGGCGTAAATAAAAACCTGGATAATTATAAATTTAACGAAGCGGCAAACCTCTTGTATGCTTTTTTCTGGCATGAATTCTGTGATTGGTATCTGGAGATAGTTAAAACCGATATAAAAAATAAACATAATCAGGTAATTATGTATAAGGTGTTAGAAAAATCTTTAAGGATAATGCACCCTTTTATGCCTTTTATTACCGAAGAGATCTGGCAGATTTTAAATAGAGCTGTAAGCCATGAGCCGGTAAGCAGGAGTATAATGGTTGAGCCCTGGCCGCATATACAGGAGAATCTCATTGATAGGAAAGCAGAATCATGGACGAATACGCTCTTTGAAGTGATTAACGCCATCAGGAATATGCGCGCAGAACTGGAGATTCCTCTTCAGGATAAAATAGATGTTCAGCTTTATATAACCAATAAAGAAAAGAAGGCCCTGCTTGAATCTTTAGAGTTATGTATCCGGAATTTAGCGGGTTTAAAAAATATTACCTTTAAAGAAAACTATTCCCACAGCCCCGGCCAGTTTAGCGCGGTACTGAAGGATATCCACGTAGTCATACCTTTGGGCGAAATGCCAGAAGGAGAAAATTATCAGAAGAAGATAGGGCAAAAAATCAGCAGGTTAGAATCCGAAATAAAAGCAAAAGAGAATATCCTGGCTAATGGTAATTTTACTAAGAGGGCACCCATAGAGATTGTGGAGAAGGAGAAAATGAAATTAAAGGATTTCAGGGAGATGCTCAAAAAACTAAAGGCGGTGAAAGATGGATTCTAAGTTAGACCCGGTCAAGTTGGACGCTATTATCCGTCATGCTTTAATTGAAGACATCGGTAAGGGTGACATCACCACGCAGCTGACCATCCCGCAGGATAAGGAAATTAACGCGCAGTTGCTGGTAAAGGAAGACTGTATAATCTGCGGCCTAGAGGTCGCAGAAAGAGTTTTTAAAATGAGCGACAGCAGTATAAATTTTAAACCTCTGGCTAAAGAAGGCCAGTTTGTGAAAAAAGGCAAGGCAGCAGCAGGGCTTAGCGGCCGCGCCGGCAGCATCCTTACCGCGGAAAGGGTAGCGCTTAATTTACTGACTATGCTTTCCGGTATAGCCACCAAGACCAGGGAATACGTAAGGCAGATAGAGCCTTATAAGACAAAAATCAGCGATACCCGTAAGACTATTCCTGGCCTGCGAGAGTTACAAAAATATGCGGTCAGGGTCGGAGGAGGGCACAACCACAGGATGGGGCTGGATGAAATGATCCTGATTAAGGATAACCATATTAAGGTGACAGAAGGTTACACTAAGCTGCCTAGCGTCCCTAAAGGTTTTAAGATTGAAATAGAGGCGCAGAACCTGGAAGAATTTAAACATGCCCTGAAGTTTAAACCGGATGTGATTATGCTGGATAATATGGGCCTAAAAGAAATAAAAGAAGCCGTGAAGATCAGGAATAAGACTGAATTTACCAGCCATCACCCGCCTACCAAATTAGAGGCCTCAGGTGGGGTGGATTTTAAAAGCGTAAAGAATATTGCCGCCGCAGGCGTGGATATTATTTCCATCGGAGAACTGACCCACTCTATAAAATCAGTCGATATAAGTTTAGAGATTTTATAATTTATGGAGAAATTCAAGCTGGTTTCTGCTTATCAGCCCTGCGGCGACCAGCCCCGGGCAATCGAGGAACTGGCGGATGCGCTTTTATCCGCAAATCGCTACCAGACCTTATTAGGGGTTACCGGCTCAGGCAAGACCTTTACCTTAGCCAATGTTATCGCCAAAGTCAACAAACCCGCCTTAGTTATATCCCACAATAAGACCCTCGCCGCGCAGCTCTATTCGGAATTCAAGGAATTCTTTCCGTACAATGCCGTAGAGTATTTCGTCAGTTATTACGATTACTACCAGCCGGAGGCGTATGTGCCGGCTACGGATACCTATATAGAAAAAGACGCCTCTATTAACGACAGGCTTGACCGTTTAAGGCTTTCATCCACCAGTTCTTTAATGTCGCGCCGCGATGTGCTTATTGTCGCTTCGGTATCCTGTATTTATAATCTGGGTTCGCCTGATGATTACCAAGGATCAATGGTTTTTATGGAGAAAGGCGAGGCCATCGCACGCGATGCGCTGATTTTAAAATTTATCCAGATACAGTACGAGAGGAATGATTATGAATTCATCCGCGGGAGAATCCGGGTCAGGGGCGATGTGGTAGAGGTATTCCCTTCTTACCAGGAGAAGGCCTTGCGTATAGAATTCCTGAATGATCGGATAGAGAAGATTTCCGAGGTCAATCCAATATCCGGTGAAATATTAAGCACGTTGGATAAAATAGCAATATATCCGGCTAAGCACTTTATCGTTTCCGAAGATAAAATTGATACTGCGCTTAAATCCATAGAGTCCGAATTACAGGTTCAGCTTGAATTTTTAAGAAAAAAGAATAAATTATTGGAAGCACAGCGCTTAGAATCGCGCACCAAATACGATATGGAGATGCTTAAGGAAATCGGCTATTGCCACGGCATAGAAAACTATTCGCGCCATTTCTCCGGCCGGCCTGCGGGCTGCCGGCCATATTGTTTAATTGATTATTTCCCGGATGATTTCCTGGTTATAATAGATGAATCCCATGTAACAATTCCGCAGATAAGGGGTATGTATGAGGGCGACCGGGCAAGAAAAGAAGTCCTGGTAGAATATGGCTTTCGGCTGCCTTCCTGCCTGGATAATCGTCCCATGAAATTTGATGAATTTGAGGGCCTGGTAAAACAGGAGATATTTGTCTCCGCTACGCCTAATGAATATGAAATAAAAAAGAGCCAGGATGAGGTTATTGAGCAGATTATCCGACCTACGGGCCTGGTTGACCCTGAGATTTTAGTCAGGCCCAGCGACGGGCAAATCGAAGACTTGATCGTAGAAATCAAAAAACGCTCCGGCAGGAATGAGCGGGTATTGGTGACTACCCTGACTAAAAGGATGGCCGAGGATTTAACTGCTTATTTACAGGAAAAGGGGTTAAGGGTAAAATATATGCATTCTGAGATAGAGACTATTGAGCGTTCAAAGATACTGCGGGATTTAAGGCGGCAGGAGTTTGATTGTTTGGTGGGCATAAACCTGCTTAGGGAAGGGCTGGATTTGCCTGAGGTGTCGCTGGTTGCTATTCTGGATGCCGATAAAGAAGGATTTCTGCGCTCAGCTACTTCTTTGATTCAGGTGGCCGGCCGCGCCGCGCGTAATATTAACGGGACGGTAGTCATGTATGCGGATACCATGACCGGTTCGATAAAAAAAGCAATTGCGGAGAGCAACCGCAGGAGAAAAATACAGTTGGAGTTTAATGTTAAAAACAAGATTACCCCGCGTTCCATCCAGAAGGCGATCAGGCAGGGGATTGAGGGCTTGGAAGAGGCTGAAGAATTCGTGGCGAATTTAACCGGTGAAGCAAAAGACGAATATGAGTTGAATAAATATATTTCGCAGTTACAATATGAGATGGAACTGGCAGCAAGGAACCTGCAGTTTGAGAAGGCAGCGGTTATTAGAGATAAAATAAGGGAGCTAAAGGCAGTTGTAAGCTTTAAGCGGTAAGCTTTAAGCTTAAGACTTAGAGCTTACGGCTTATAGCTAAAATAATTCTTAAATATATGTTATTAGCCATTGATATAGGTAATACCAATATAACCTGCGGTATATTCAGAGGGGATAGAATCCTGAAAAGATTTACTATCCCGACGCAGGATTATGGTTTGGAAAAAATAAGAAAACTGCTGGGTAGAATAGATATCCGGGCCAGTATCATCTGTAGTGTTGTCCCGCGTATGACTGGTATTTTAGCGCAGGGCCTGAAGAAGCTGATGGGTAAACGGCCATATATTATAGGTAAGGATGTAAAAGTCCCTATAGAGAATCTTTACCGCAATCCCAAGCAGGTAGGCCAGGACCGTTTAGTCAATGCCTATGCAGGCGTTATACTTTATGGCGCGCCTTTAGTTGTGGTGGATTTCGGCACAGCTGTTACCTTTGATATTAT
This window contains:
- the nadC gene encoding carboxylating nicotinate-nucleotide diphosphorylase; its protein translation is MDSKLDPVKLDAIIRHALIEDIGKGDITTQLTIPQDKEINAQLLVKEDCIICGLEVAERVFKMSDSSINFKPLAKEGQFVKKGKAAAGLSGRAGSILTAERVALNLLTMLSGIATKTREYVRQIEPYKTKISDTRKTIPGLRELQKYAVRVGGGHNHRMGLDEMILIKDNHIKVTEGYTKLPSVPKGFKIEIEAQNLEEFKHALKFKPDVIMLDNMGLKEIKEAVKIRNKTEFTSHHPPTKLEASGGVDFKSVKNIAAAGVDIISIGELTHSIKSVDISLEIL
- a CDS encoding type III pantothenate kinase; its protein translation is MLLAIDIGNTNITCGIFRGDRILKRFTIPTQDYGLEKIRKLLGRIDIRASIICSVVPRMTGILAQGLKKLMGKRPYIIGKDVKVPIENLYRNPKQVGQDRLVNAYAGVILYGAPLVVVDFGTAVTFDIISGKKEYLGGMILPGLKISLDALAERTALLPKISLRAPKEFIGRDTKNSIRSGLVYGFASLTDELVARIRKKIGRKAKVIGTGGDINLISGYCKRIDKIDRDLTLKGLNFIAQGII
- the uvrB gene encoding excinuclease ABC subunit UvrB encodes the protein MEKFKLVSAYQPCGDQPRAIEELADALLSANRYQTLLGVTGSGKTFTLANVIAKVNKPALVISHNKTLAAQLYSEFKEFFPYNAVEYFVSYYDYYQPEAYVPATDTYIEKDASINDRLDRLRLSSTSSLMSRRDVLIVASVSCIYNLGSPDDYQGSMVFMEKGEAIARDALILKFIQIQYERNDYEFIRGRIRVRGDVVEVFPSYQEKALRIEFLNDRIEKISEVNPISGEILSTLDKIAIYPAKHFIVSEDKIDTALKSIESELQVQLEFLRKKNKLLEAQRLESRTKYDMEMLKEIGYCHGIENYSRHFSGRPAGCRPYCLIDYFPDDFLVIIDESHVTIPQIRGMYEGDRARKEVLVEYGFRLPSCLDNRPMKFDEFEGLVKQEIFVSATPNEYEIKKSQDEVIEQIIRPTGLVDPEILVRPSDGQIEDLIVEIKKRSGRNERVLVTTLTKRMAEDLTAYLQEKGLRVKYMHSEIETIERSKILRDLRRQEFDCLVGINLLREGLDLPEVSLVAILDADKEGFLRSATSLIQVAGRAARNINGTVVMYADTMTGSIKKAIAESNRRRKIQLEFNVKNKITPRSIQKAIRQGIEGLEEAEEFVANLTGEAKDEYELNKYISQLQYEMELAARNLQFEKAAVIRDKIRELKAVVSFKR
- a CDS encoding valine--tRNA ligase, with translation MNELPSRYNPKETEDKWYKFWEENNLFSAKANPAKKPFSIVIPPPNVTGILHMGHALNNSIQDILIRYHRMKGEESLWMPGTDHAGIATQNVVEKAIAKENLKRQDLGREKFIEKVWEWREQYGSTIIHQLKKLGASCDWQRIRFTMDKEYSEAVIEVFVRLYEKGLIYRGSYIINWCPRCQTALSDEEAPHRELQGNLYYLRYPFKGQSPKHNFDIAISGTVPYIVVATTRPETMLGDTAVAVNPKDKRYKSLIGKTLILPLVNREIKIIADSMVDMKFGTGAVKVTPAHDPNDYALGKKYNLEFINIMYPDGRLNDNAGDYKDMDRFEAREVILEDLKEKGLLEKIQPHQLSSGHCYRCHTIIEPYLSKQWFVKMKPLAKPAIEAVKKGKIKFHPKRWMKVYLNWMENIQDWCISRQIWWGHRLPVYYCKNCEKQGLSPQMLGQLKTKGTVPKNDGVIVSKTKPGKCPDCNSTDIYQDEDVLDTWFSSWLWPFATFYWPVRKGQSPSGTDPVKDLKYFYPTSVLVTAPEIIFFWVARMIMAGLEFMREMPFKDVYIHGTVRDIEGKKMSKSLGNIIDPLDIINEYGADALRFSLISITAEGQDIFLSQERFEQGRNFANKIWNASRFILMNLEQGQSPAGTVPVKTDLCEFFRKEDLGIINRWILSRFYSVLKGVNKNLDNYKFNEAANLLYAFFWHEFCDWYLEIVKTDIKNKHNQVIMYKVLEKSLRIMHPFMPFITEEIWQILNRAVSHEPVSRSIMVEPWPHIQENLIDRKAESWTNTLFEVINAIRNMRAELEIPLQDKIDVQLYITNKEKKALLESLELCIRNLAGLKNITFKENYSHSPGQFSAVLKDIHVVIPLGEMPEGENYQKKIGQKISRLESEIKAKENILANGNFTKRAPIEIVEKEKMKLKDFREMLKKLKAVKDGF
- the cimA gene encoding citramalate synthase, with product MSKVKLYDTTLRDGAQGEGISYSVMDKVNIARELDRLGVDYIEGGWPGSNPKDMEFYLKMAKKPLKKSELVAFGSTRRAHTKAGDDNNLRALVKSQAKVAAVFGKTWDLHIKDVLKTTLDENLKMIKDTVSFLAGRGLTVFYDAEHFFDAYKANKVYSLKCLLTAQEAGAKAIVLCDTNGGALTSEVAKVIKEVRPKIRVWLGIHCHNDADLAVANSLAAVEEGCDMVQGTINGYGERCGNADLIPIIANLKLKMGVDCISNDKLKEITHVSHFVSEISNMKQKSDQPYVGVSSFAHKGGVHINAVMKNPETYEHIDPVLVGNRRRILVSELAGKTGVLIRAKELELDLNKDDPGTKKILQLLQKLEHQGYHFEAAEASLELLIKRALKKCRKFFDLEGFRIVIEKRSDKKIVSEAIIKLKVKGIREHTAAEGDGPVNALDNALRKALKDFYPTLSKMHLSDFKVRVLDEKAGTAAPVRVLIQSQDEKDTWSTIGVSENIIEATWQALVDSIEYKLLKDQNAQAARLN